A portion of the Segatella copri DSM 18205 genome contains these proteins:
- a CDS encoding DUF4112 domain-containing protein has protein sequence MESSRRQQAQADLGMDFAKEDQKREAALAKEQARADKKAAKREKMMNMPSYRLMVGTAKYMDKWFLDPILGFILPAGIGDALTSVFAFPFIYYSLCVVKSIPLTLAVIYNILMDVLIGAIPFYIGDVLDVFKRSYVENLKLITGYIEDDKEIINKVNKKAFWTAVFIVVLCWLIYVVISWAIRLGNWIVSLF, from the coding sequence ATGGAAAGTTCAAGAAGACAGCAGGCCCAGGCTGATTTGGGCATGGATTTCGCAAAAGAAGATCAAAAGCGAGAGGCGGCTCTTGCCAAAGAACAGGCGAGGGCTGATAAAAAAGCAGCAAAGCGTGAGAAGATGATGAACATGCCATCTTATCGTCTGATGGTAGGTACGGCAAAGTATATGGACAAGTGGTTCTTGGATCCTATCCTTGGCTTCATCCTTCCTGCCGGTATCGGTGATGCTTTGACGAGCGTGTTTGCATTCCCATTTATCTATTACAGTCTTTGCGTGGTTAAGTCTATTCCGCTGACTTTGGCTGTCATCTATAATATCTTGATGGATGTGCTGATTGGTGCCATACCTTTCTATATAGGTGATGTGCTGGATGTATTCAAGCGTTCGTATGTAGAAAACTTGAAGCTGATTACAGGCTATATCGAGGATGATAAGGAGATTATCAATAAGGTGAATAAGAAGGCATTCTGGACGGCTGTGTTCATCGTCGTGCTTTGCTGGTTGATTTATGTGGTGATTTCATGGGCCATTCGCTTGGGAAATTGGATTGTTTCATTATTTTAA